A region of the Montipora foliosa isolate CH-2021 chromosome 8, ASM3666993v2, whole genome shotgun sequence genome:
GTAAAGTAGCTGGGGCATAAATGCAATATGaataagtgaaaagaaaactaagaaaaaaattaatctcATGTAAatttaaacagaaaaacaaagacGAAAATTTCATGGGATTAATCATTTTCCGCTTTCAATAAATTTGTATTTACTGAACTTTCTTTCAAGAAAGAGTCTTAGTACAACTTCATCTGTTTCTAGATCTGTTTGGTTAAATGGGCTGTGTAAAAAATTACTGTTATCTCCTTATAATATTTTGCAGTGAAATTCTTGCTAAATTTTTCTCTAAATCTACTGTACTGGCAAAAGCGGTAAAAGATCTTTCAACAAAAGCAGTTTTGACAACTTTGCTTAtgtttcattcaagtaattaaATATTTAACGTTTTCCTCCAAACACATCACGCCACCCACACTCCCAGAATGCCAAGTAACGTACGCTactgcagtttttttttcttaatcaagcaTTTCCAGTATGCCTTTTCTTAAGTTCTTTAACAGGTTTCGTTCCCtcgtttttgctatttttgccaGACGACTCTTTTCCATTCCACCGTTTGCTCTTTTTCTTATCTTTTTTCTGCGGTGGTGCTGATCTTAATAGCAACGTGTTCATCTGGATAGCGGCCAAAGTCCCCAAGGTTGGACCAagccaaaaaacaaacaaatgctCATAGATCACCTCTTTCCTTGTGCAAAATACGAACGTCTGAGCGGTAGCTAACGCTGGATTCATCCACACTCCAGTAGTTTCAGAAAGAAAATAGCAAACAACAACTATACTAGCTGCACGAATAACCGCGTTGAATTTCTTTAACGCCTGTCCACGTGAACAGAAATCACTCATGGTCGTAACGAAGGTCCCTAGAATTTCGATCAAAAATCCGTATAACAGCGAGACTTCGAGAGTTGATCGAAGGCCTCTTTTGACTTGTTTGTCATGAAAATCGCTCCAGGAAGACTGCCAAAGCAACTGTATGAACGGGAAGCTTAGAAGACCGCCAACAACTTGACATGTAATTTTCGCAACATTGTCCTTCACGAAGTAAGCTTCTTTGTAAACAACATCTTCCAAAATCCCACACGGATTTGCCAGAGCCCCCTCAAAAATGAACTCTGCGTTTTTTAAGGCTAATAGGACAAAGGAACAGCTAAGACCGATCCAGACGCTGTAAAATCTTCCGACAACGGCGATCTCGAACACACAGACGGACAACTGGAACGTGGAGATCATTTCTTTCGCGTAGATGTAGTATTCTTTTGGAAGTGTTCTTTTTAAGATCATTCGCAAAAGTTCCCCTATAATATATCCAGCCAAGATAGCAGCTAGAGACCAATGAAGACCCATTTCACAAACCACAAAACACAACAGCTCAGAGGTTTTAGGTCCAAGTCGATGGATCAAAGCGTTGAATCATGTAATATTTATGATTAGCGTACCGGAAGTCACAGCCGATTATCTGGAAGTGAAATAATCtgacctcgttcccagagtcctTTCTCTTCCCACCCCAGGGATGTAGACCCCTTGTGTCGAGAGAATTAGGAGATGCCCTTTGGATCGTATTAAATTTCATGATACGCCATCacgaaaatatgcaaataacataTTGATTCATTACTCTTTCTTCATGTTACTGCGGTTTTCATAATTTTGCGGAATCTTACCTTCAAGCGCAAGGCGctaaactgcgttttggcttccatcaatcaaattacCAAACATAGCTAGAAAGATCGACTCCGCGTCCGGAAAgcgaattggagtttttgtttagttcacagttcaaacaccattatgatatgtttttagaaattcttcgCTTTccatacacctttttccaaaatggccgccatatatttagatattcttttgtttttattcaaattaaaccTTAATGCCTCGttaaaggcaaaatattcttttgaattttaggctcaagaacgaggcatcaagggctaatttgaataaaaacaaaacaatatttaaatggcggcctagcctgcgagcaggctcacttgtTAGGCAAGGGCGGCGGAGCCGCAACCGCGAGCCGGCGAAGCAGGCGAGAAGAATTGGGCGAGGAAAAGTCACTTTTCCTCGCCCCATTCTTCTCGCCGGCTTTGCCTACTCGCGGTTGCGGCGCCCTTGCTTGCCTAacaagtgagcctgctcgcaggctaatggcggccattttggaataaggtgtatgggcGGCGA
Encoded here:
- the LOC137968954 gene encoding aquaporin-11-like, encoding MGLHWSLAAILAGYIIGELLRMILKRTLPKEYYIYAKEMISTFQLSVCVFEIAVVGRFYSVWIGLSCSFVLLALKNAEFIFEGALANPCGILEDVVYKEAYFVKDNVAKITCQVVGGLLSFPFIQLLWQSSWSDFHDKQVKRGLRSTLEVSLLYGFLIEILGTFVTTMSDFCSRGQALKKFNAVIRAASIVVVCYFLSETTGVWMNPALATAQTFVFCTRKEVIYEHLFVFWLGPTLGTLAAIQMNTLLLRSAPPQKKDKKKSKRWNGKESSGKNSKNEGTKPVKELKKRHTGNA